Proteins encoded within one genomic window of bacterium:
- the amrA gene encoding AmmeMemoRadiSam system protein A, with protein MEVLNLTKEEKRTLLELARRSIENKLNNLKDPVLENPTPNLLKEVGAFVTLRKHGELRGCIGYITGIKPLWKAIVDLAKESAFHDPRFYPVRKEELKDIEIEISVLTPLQKIDDINKIEVGRHGILIKRGFYQGLLLPQVAVEENWDRITFLNHTCLKAGLYPGCWKDEGTEIYIFEALVFSEKDLE; from the coding sequence ATGGAAGTCTTAAACCTGACAAAAGAAGAAAAGAGGACTTTACTGGAATTGGCAAGAAGATCTATTGAAAATAAACTTAACAACCTGAAAGACCCTGTTTTAGAAAATCCTACTCCTAATTTGCTAAAAGAAGTGGGGGCTTTCGTTACCCTCAGGAAACACGGCGAACTAAGAGGTTGCATTGGCTACATCACGGGCATCAAGCCTTTGTGGAAGGCAATTGTTGATCTGGCAAAAGAATCTGCCTTCCACGACCCTCGCTTCTATCCCGTTAGAAAAGAGGAATTGAAGGATATTGAAATTGAAATTTCAGTCTTAACTCCTCTTCAGAAAATAGACGACATAAATAAAATTGAAGTAGGAAGGCACGGGATATTAATCAAAAGAGGATTTTATCAGGGATTGTTACTTCCTCAGGTTGCAGTGGAAGAAAACTGGGATAGAATTACCTTCCTGAACCACACCTGTTTGAAAGCAGGGCTCTATCCAGGATGCTGGAAAGATGAAGGAACAGAAATTTATATTTTCGAGGCTCTGGTTTTCAGCGAAAAAGACTTAGAATAA
- a CDS encoding phosphoenolpyruvate carboxykinase (ATP), protein MTIREIIAQNDKPYNVKYRVNPTQKELRELALKHIPTCLVSAYGNINRITLRKARMEKFTYIIADENRALEFSSAVMSPEKAERYINLQREFIESKGELIEIQGYYGIGETAVPIQAFYTLEAANVAGMQQVMMFSREEVEGPDWVKKEFKPVFKVIYTPGLELNDLPGKMAILVDLDNYVTYVINSDYFGESKKGILRMLNHYFYLRGGLVLHAGAKSVRINGKDYAVAILGLSGTGKTTTTFVKHGEHSMPIQDDMITLWPDGSYSVTENGCFAKTFGLTEKTEPVIYKGTVDPSAWVENVYMNEDGTFDFSKEALTPEEVRRYREIFILTGNDPANVDAYIRGEVKFEDVVNEYGIPKDGWDFVVWTQNGRSIIPLRAIDNVADLHNLPPLKYIGILNRDEGKDAATPGIVLFPNPEIAAGYFMLGETSKTSAAGKERGKTRSPFTQPFFPLNHKLQAERFRELMSRNPGLVTWMMNTGYIGGDQLDEKRGIAMKVKISHSTAMLEALFKNEIKWTEDPDFGYLIVDVNAPENRKLLEKVPPEILYPRILYEKQGRLNEYNEWVARIKKEREQFLSKFGVDERIIKAVLNIK, encoded by the coding sequence ATGACAATTAGAGAGATAATAGCCCAAAATGATAAGCCCTATAATGTTAAGTATCGTGTAAACCCGACTCAAAAGGAGCTAAGAGAGCTGGCATTAAAGCACATTCCCACCTGTCTTGTTTCTGCTTATGGGAATATTAATAGAATAACGCTGCGTAAGGCGAGAATGGAGAAGTTTACATATATCATCGCCGATGAAAATAGGGCTTTAGAGTTCTCTTCGGCGGTTATGAGCCCTGAAAAGGCTGAGAGATATATTAACCTTCAAAGGGAATTTATTGAATCAAAGGGTGAACTGATCGAGATACAGGGATATTACGGGATCGGGGAAACAGCAGTACCTATACAAGCCTTTTACACCTTGGAGGCAGCTAATGTCGCGGGTATGCAACAAGTTATGATGTTTTCCCGCGAAGAAGTAGAGGGTCCCGACTGGGTCAAAAAGGAGTTTAAACCCGTATTCAAAGTTATATACACTCCTGGGCTTGAGCTTAATGACCTTCCAGGAAAAATGGCCATTCTTGTAGATCTTGATAATTATGTTACCTATGTGATAAATTCTGACTATTTCGGGGAAAGTAAAAAGGGTATCTTAAGGATGCTTAACCATTATTTTTACTTAAGAGGTGGACTCGTTCTACATGCCGGAGCCAAATCTGTCCGGATAAATGGAAAGGATTATGCAGTTGCTATCCTCGGGCTTTCTGGAACGGGTAAGACCACTACTACTTTTGTTAAACACGGAGAACACTCTATGCCGATACAGGATGATATGATAACACTCTGGCCTGATGGCTCATATTCTGTAACGGAAAACGGATGTTTTGCGAAAACCTTTGGATTAACCGAAAAAACAGAGCCCGTAATCTATAAAGGTACTGTCGACCCTTCTGCGTGGGTTGAAAATGTTTACATGAATGAGGATGGGACTTTTGACTTCTCAAAAGAGGCGCTGACCCCCGAAGAGGTTAGAAGATATAGAGAAATTTTTATACTCACAGGAAACGATCCTGCCAATGTTGATGCTTATATCCGAGGAGAGGTGAAGTTTGAAGATGTCGTTAATGAATACGGAATTCCAAAAGACGGTTGGGACTTTGTGGTGTGGACTCAAAATGGCAGGTCCATTATTCCTTTGAGGGCAATTGATAACGTTGCTGATTTGCATAATCTTCCACCGTTAAAATATATTGGAATCTTAAATCGTGATGAAGGGAAAGACGCGGCGACTCCAGGTATAGTACTGTTCCCCAATCCTGAGATTGCCGCTGGCTACTTTATGCTTGGTGAGACATCAAAGACTTCAGCAGCAGGAAAGGAAAGAGGGAAGACCAGGTCTCCATTCACCCAGCCATTTTTCCCTCTCAATCATAAGCTTCAGGCTGAAAGATTTCGTGAACTTATGTCCAGAAATCCAGGACTTGTAACGTGGATGATGAATACCGGTTATATAGGAGGAGATCAGCTGGATGAGAAAAGGGGAATAGCTATGAAAGTGAAGATATCCCATTCTACAGCTATGCTGGAGGCCCTCTTCAAGAATGAAATCAAATGGACAGAAGATCCGGATTTTGGGTATTTGATTGTAGATGTTAATGCACCGGAGAATCGGAAACTTCTCGAAAAGGTTCCTCCTGAGATCCTTTATCCTCGGATACTTTACGAAAAACAGGGCAGGCTAAATGAATATAATGAATGGGTGGCAAGAATTAAAAAGGAAAGAGAGCAATTCCTGTCCAAGTTTGGAGTAGATGAAAGGATAATAAAAGCGGTGCTAAATATAAAGTAA
- a CDS encoding Xaa-Pro peptidase family protein: protein MNSERIDHLMGVNGIDWVVVEGSGSATSLFYLTRGAHIGSGIFLKEKGKSPILVHIDMERDNVKHLKDFNLVSFSSLNLRELNQIKDPVERGFSYYLRIFEKFGVKGKVYFQGERFNNVYLQVFKKISSELKDIEFPPIKEDIVYNARRQKTEEEIEKIKSVAARTQEAFLTLVNYLKGLKRLNGYLEDNGKPFTIGMARGFLRNELIKRGLLDSSGMIIAQGRDGGVPHNHGNDEEPIRVGVPIVFDIYPKEYGGGFYFDMTRTYSFGEPSNEVIDAYEQVRYIQEEAVKQAKVGKACKELEELVVNYFESKGHDTLRKNPQAQEGYVHSLGHGVGLDVHELPVINLNSEHTLEKGDVFTIEPGLYYPSKGFGIRIEDTLYIDGDGNTINLTYVPKDLVL from the coding sequence ATGAACTCTGAAAGGATTGATCATTTAATGGGTGTAAATGGAATTGATTGGGTCGTGGTTGAGGGGAGTGGTTCTGCTACCTCCCTTTTTTATCTCACCCGTGGGGCGCATATTGGTTCAGGTATCTTTTTAAAGGAAAAAGGAAAGTCACCAATTCTTGTACATATAGACATGGAGCGAGATAATGTCAAGCATCTTAAGGATTTCAATCTTGTATCTTTTTCTTCGCTAAATCTTAGAGAATTGAATCAAATTAAAGACCCTGTTGAACGCGGATTCTCCTACTATTTAAGAATTTTTGAAAAGTTTGGGGTAAAGGGCAAAGTCTATTTTCAAGGTGAGAGGTTTAATAATGTTTACCTTCAAGTTTTCAAGAAAATTTCATCGGAACTTAAGGATATTGAATTTCCCCCTATAAAAGAAGACATCGTGTATAATGCGAGGCGTCAAAAAACTGAGGAAGAGATAGAAAAAATTAAGTCTGTTGCGGCGAGAACTCAGGAAGCTTTCTTGACCTTAGTCAATTACTTGAAGGGGTTGAAACGTTTAAATGGCTATCTTGAAGATAACGGGAAACCTTTTACCATTGGCATGGCAAGGGGCTTCCTTCGGAATGAGTTAATTAAAAGGGGGTTACTTGATTCTTCTGGTATGATTATAGCTCAGGGTAGGGATGGTGGAGTACCCCATAATCACGGGAATGATGAGGAACCCATTAGAGTTGGTGTACCCATCGTGTTTGATATCTACCCGAAGGAATACGGCGGTGGTTTTTACTTTGATATGACGAGAACTTATTCTTTTGGTGAACCTTCCAATGAAGTCATTGATGCCTATGAACAAGTCAGGTATATTCAGGAAGAGGCGGTTAAACAGGCAAAGGTTGGTAAGGCTTGCAAGGAGTTAGAAGAGCTTGTTGTTAACTACTTTGAATCAAAGGGACACGATACACTCCGGAAGAATCCTCAAGCTCAAGAAGGATATGTTCACAGTCTTGGTCATGGTGTAGGCCTCGATGTTCATGAGTTACCGGTTATAAATTTGAATTCAGAACACACCCTCGAAAAGGGTGATGTTTTCACCATTGAACCGGGGTTATACTATCCCTCTAAGGGTTTTGGAATAAGGATTGAGGATACCCTTTACATAGACGGGGATGGAAATACCATTAATTTGACCTACGTGCCTAAGGACCTTGTCTTATAA
- a CDS encoding diguanylate cyclase, which translates to MFEKELYKTAFGANPLPMVLTDFNGNILDASVGFALLFDVQRDDLIGLNLKEIMQIEIAEDLVVDTSIKGEFYKVISQKYEIEGIVFFVFSLYKIEQLRQSPSSSLIVNLRDLLQVSLEVSTFPEFVATTFPTLCEIFGASSAMLLRRSKTELSRFFIVYGTDESFKDLRDSVQIRVENEFYLKVGMPVIINEEQKWESLKELVNIAGYVSGWVIPFGFEEDLVDSLCLLFFNDLREPDSEEHNLLVFLSYYCSLVYQKSEFKKQYEALSYKDLISQTYSEVLIREMLDVQCEQAKRYGIDFSVLMIRVENYEKLANIYGKYQLESTMSNIAKTLKENLRRADICGRLSNNSFVVILPFTNSTGTDVVFQRVLNILRSGSFPPCKNVKFSASITNYMEGDNHAKIIERLQDLLRPVL; encoded by the coding sequence ATGTTTGAAAAAGAACTTTATAAAACCGCTTTTGGTGCAAATCCCCTTCCCATGGTCCTTACGGACTTTAATGGGAATATTCTCGATGCATCGGTTGGCTTTGCGCTTCTCTTTGATGTTCAAAGAGACGATCTAATAGGTCTTAATTTGAAAGAGATAATGCAAATAGAAATAGCCGAGGACCTTGTAGTTGATACAAGCATAAAGGGGGAGTTCTACAAAGTTATTTCCCAGAAATATGAAATTGAAGGTATCGTTTTCTTTGTTTTTTCCCTGTACAAGATAGAACAGCTCAGACAGAGTCCGAGCAGTTCACTCATCGTAAACTTGAGAGATTTGCTCCAGGTTTCTCTTGAGGTCTCGACTTTCCCGGAGTTTGTTGCAACTACTTTTCCAACCCTATGTGAGATCTTCGGCGCTTCAAGTGCAATGCTTTTGAGAAGAAGCAAAACGGAACTCTCAAGGTTTTTTATAGTGTATGGAACGGATGAATCGTTTAAAGATCTTAGAGATAGTGTTCAAATCAGAGTTGAAAATGAATTTTACTTAAAGGTTGGAATGCCGGTTATCATAAATGAAGAACAAAAATGGGAAAGTCTTAAAGAACTTGTAAATATAGCAGGGTATGTTTCTGGATGGGTAATTCCTTTTGGCTTTGAAGAGGACCTTGTTGATTCTCTTTGCTTGCTGTTCTTCAACGATTTAAGAGAACCAGATTCCGAAGAACACAATCTGCTTGTTTTTCTTTCCTACTATTGTTCATTGGTGTATCAGAAGTCTGAATTTAAGAAGCAGTACGAAGCATTGTCTTATAAAGACTTGATCAGCCAGACATACAGCGAGGTGCTGATCAGGGAAATGCTCGATGTACAATGTGAACAGGCGAAACGTTATGGAATTGACTTTTCTGTTCTCATGATTCGTGTTGAAAATTACGAAAAACTTGCCAACATTTATGGGAAATATCAGTTAGAATCTACCATGTCCAACATTGCCAAAACATTGAAGGAAAATTTGAGGAGGGCGGATATTTGTGGGAGATTGTCAAACAATTCCTTTGTTGTGATTCTTCCCTTCACAAATTCCACTGGGACTGATGTTGTTTTCCAAAGGGTTTTAAATATTTTGCGGTCCGGGTCTTTCCCTCCGTGCAAAAATGTTAAGTTTTCAGCGAGTATCACGAACTATATGGAAGGCGACAATCACGCCAAAATTATTGAAAGATTGCAGGATTTGTTGAGGCCTGTTCTCTGA
- a CDS encoding DUF2723 domain-containing protein, producing MFREDKVKWVIFIIIGLFTWFIFFMTTAPTIVFWDVGEFLACSVIFGVPHPPGTPLYVLLGRFMTIIPLPLDTLYKIIHPGSYPVNAVLKITLIAMLTGALTASFVYLILYDLIKILYKETPPLFAHLAGIFAGLMAILAKVNWENSIEAETYTPANFIIVFLTWLALKWYREKDDPASTRYLIFSGYLLTLGIGFHLTSFAFFPALLLFTFIVKKELYWDKNTIGLLGITFFLLASLQIAYEPGTLGIGILVLGIALMAYYIVTEVFRKFKGTEIPYEIIWIILALVYVAGLVTKSPYLIIGGALLITGLLYYEAKLYKDWKGLAVLFMFLGFVLEITMVLRAIHNPYINEADPSTFRAFMDVLTRKQYGPMNMLPRKIPLFDQLRNYWDYFSWQYQHLLIPISVLGIIGIITHISKDRKTLALIGFTFLILSLGFLWYLNLKDSPSQPANPLNPTEVRDRDYFYSGAYIFFALYAGFGLFEILRLMYENLKKNIVLPALFGTIVTVGAVFGQIYGYYPVLDRSKNYLAEDYAYNLLISPGSKEKCILFTNGDNDTFPLWANQTVLGIGTNVIIANMSLLNTNWHIYQIKHQGAPISFPDSVIKQMPPIFVTLEGKIMYLVDLMIRDLIATSAGYKTTDYITYNPSRVFPGYNFPNIDIKIPRIYLATAQEFAQEVIEKADTFRMPIFFSMTVSPEHYNGWNEYLRLEGMAMRVMNKKQETLPEIKEGIDITRTIYLLRAGMPYQEYIETYGEKIPPTETFRYRGVFNPRVYKDENQERMIRNYASVTFRTALYYESKGMYKEARDEWDFARTFLKQIKLDEYAATREFPYIYYKIANLSYIIGDYQKAVEVINEINEMVQIAPFYSLKGKILKEMGNVDESIQNFEVAIQLNPQDTQSYVELIELYLKKGEKDKALKALESLLKVDSTNKQALELKQKIF from the coding sequence ATGTTTAGAGAAGATAAGGTTAAGTGGGTAATTTTTATTATTATCGGATTGTTCACATGGTTCATATTTTTTATGACCACCGCTCCTACCATAGTCTTCTGGGATGTTGGAGAATTTCTTGCTTGCTCTGTAATATTTGGTGTTCCACACCCACCTGGCACTCCACTTTATGTATTGCTGGGAAGATTCATGACTATCATTCCCCTGCCCCTTGATACTCTTTACAAAATAATTCATCCAGGAAGCTATCCAGTAAACGCAGTATTAAAAATAACTCTTATAGCTATGCTTACCGGAGCTTTAACAGCCAGTTTTGTTTATCTTATCCTCTATGACCTCATTAAAATACTTTACAAGGAAACACCACCACTTTTTGCCCATTTAGCCGGTATTTTTGCCGGTTTAATGGCGATACTCGCAAAAGTAAACTGGGAAAACTCAATAGAGGCTGAAACTTACACCCCTGCAAACTTCATAATAGTTTTTCTAACGTGGCTTGCATTGAAATGGTATAGAGAAAAGGATGATCCTGCCTCAACAAGATACCTTATATTCTCAGGTTATTTATTAACTCTTGGCATCGGGTTTCACCTAACTTCCTTTGCTTTCTTTCCAGCACTACTGTTATTCACTTTCATTGTGAAAAAAGAACTTTACTGGGATAAAAATACCATTGGACTTCTCGGAATCACCTTTTTTTTACTTGCATCACTGCAAATTGCCTATGAGCCCGGAACACTTGGTATAGGTATTTTGGTATTGGGTATAGCTTTAATGGCGTACTATATAGTAACAGAAGTATTCAGAAAATTTAAAGGCACTGAAATCCCTTATGAAATAATCTGGATTATCCTCGCATTGGTTTATGTTGCAGGCCTTGTTACTAAAAGCCCATATCTAATTATCGGGGGCGCACTCCTTATAACTGGCCTGTTATATTACGAAGCAAAACTCTATAAAGACTGGAAGGGGCTTGCTGTCCTGTTTATGTTCTTAGGATTTGTACTGGAGATTACCATGGTTTTACGTGCAATCCATAATCCCTACATTAACGAAGCGGACCCCTCAACTTTCAGGGCATTCATGGACGTACTCACGAGGAAGCAATATGGTCCGATGAACATGTTGCCGAGAAAAATCCCTTTATTCGATCAGCTTAGAAACTATTGGGATTACTTTAGCTGGCAGTACCAACATCTCTTAATTCCAATAAGTGTTTTGGGAATAATTGGTATAATTACTCATATTTCAAAAGATAGAAAGACTCTCGCACTTATAGGATTTACCTTCTTAATCTTAAGTCTTGGCTTCCTCTGGTATCTAAATTTAAAAGATTCTCCCTCCCAGCCAGCAAACCCTTTAAACCCTACAGAAGTTCGCGATAGAGATTATTTTTATTCAGGAGCCTACATTTTCTTTGCACTTTACGCTGGATTCGGTTTATTTGAAATATTAAGACTGATGTATGAAAACCTTAAAAAGAATATCGTATTACCAGCACTTTTTGGGACCATCGTGACAGTAGGTGCAGTTTTTGGGCAAATTTATGGTTATTATCCCGTACTTGACCGTTCAAAAAATTATCTCGCAGAAGACTATGCCTACAACCTCCTTATCTCACCAGGTTCTAAGGAAAAATGTATACTTTTCACTAACGGTGATAACGATACCTTCCCACTGTGGGCGAACCAAACAGTACTTGGAATCGGAACTAACGTAATAATTGCCAACATGAGCCTTTTAAATACCAACTGGCATATATACCAGATAAAACATCAGGGCGCTCCGATCAGCTTTCCCGATTCAGTAATAAAACAGATGCCCCCCATTTTTGTTACCTTAGAAGGTAAAATAATGTACCTTGTTGATCTTATGATCAGGGACCTAATCGCAACTTCTGCCGGATATAAAACAACAGATTACATCACTTACAATCCATCCAGAGTTTTTCCAGGATACAATTTCCCTAACATTGACATCAAAATACCGAGAATTTACCTTGCGACTGCACAAGAATTCGCCCAAGAAGTGATAGAAAAGGCTGACACCTTTAGGATGCCCATATTCTTTTCTATGACCGTTTCTCCTGAACACTACAATGGATGGAACGAATACCTCAGACTTGAAGGTATGGCGATGCGCGTTATGAATAAAAAGCAAGAAACTCTACCAGAAATAAAAGAAGGCATCGATATAACCAGAACCATTTATCTTTTGAGGGCTGGAATGCCGTATCAAGAATATATAGAAACATATGGTGAAAAAATCCCTCCAACGGAAACTTTTAGATATAGGGGTGTATTCAACCCAAGAGTTTACAAAGATGAAAATCAGGAAAGGATGATCAGAAACTATGCCAGCGTCACTTTTAGAACCGCGCTGTACTACGAATCAAAAGGAATGTATAAAGAGGCACGGGATGAGTGGGATTTTGCAAGAACTTTCCTCAAGCAAATCAAACTTGACGAATATGCAGCCACGCGGGAATTTCCTTATATATACTATAAGATCGCTAACCTTTCGTACATTATTGGAGACTATCAGAAAGCAGTTGAGGTCATAAACGAAATAAATGAAATGGTACAAATTGCTCCCTTCTACAGTTTGAAAGGAAAAATTCTGAAAGAAATGGGTAATGTAGATGAATCCATTCAAAATTTTGAGGTTGCAATCCAGCTCAATCCCCAAGATACCCAGTCCTATGTTGAACTGATAGAGCTATATTTAAAGAAAGGAGAAAAAGATAAAGCACTTAAGGCTTTAGAAAGTTTATTAAAAGTAGATTCAACAAACAAACAAGCTCTTGAGTTGAAACAAAAGATTTTTTAG
- a CDS encoding pyridoxal phosphate-dependent aminotransferase, producing the protein MLKNNELAQAEIIGRIEESASFAVLGKAKELEKKGEKVIHLEIGEPDFNPPEPSINALIESLRKGETHYTTAQGIIELRIAIAEYEKNFRGIKIEPEQIVITPGAKPMILFALLAAVNPGEKVLYPDPGYLSYKSLISFMGAIPVPYKLDKSRNFAIDFEDLKAKIDRKTTCIIINTPSNPTGMVHTPEELKEIVQIANEHDLLIISDEVYSRIYFEGERHKTILNYSNNHHNIILIDAFSKTYAMTGFRLGYGVLPKELVGAVVKLIQNSFSCVPEFIQRAGIAALKEGEEFIASMVNQFQERRDKIYNILKNVEGIQITKPKGAFYFFPEIKINIDSKEYARYLLENYKVALLPGDAFGENGKNHVRISFANSLDNLIEAANRIADSLEKLRKERGLRA; encoded by the coding sequence ATGCTAAAAAATAACGAACTTGCCCAGGCAGAGATTATTGGAAGAATTGAAGAATCCGCTTCCTTTGCCGTTCTTGGTAAGGCAAAAGAACTTGAAAAAAAAGGTGAAAAGGTAATACATTTAGAGATAGGAGAACCAGATTTTAATCCACCTGAACCTTCTATAAACGCCCTTATAGAGTCCTTAAGAAAAGGTGAAACGCACTATACCACTGCACAAGGCATAATCGAACTCAGAATAGCTATTGCAGAATACGAAAAGAATTTCAGAGGAATAAAAATTGAACCAGAGCAAATTGTTATCACACCTGGTGCGAAGCCAATGATTCTCTTTGCCCTCCTTGCGGCAGTAAACCCTGGTGAAAAGGTACTTTACCCGGACCCGGGATATCTGTCGTATAAAAGCCTGATCAGTTTTATGGGGGCGATTCCTGTTCCCTACAAACTTGACAAATCAAGAAATTTTGCCATTGACTTTGAGGATTTGAAGGCGAAAATAGATAGGAAAACTACATGCATCATAATCAATACCCCCTCTAACCCCACAGGCATGGTCCATACACCCGAGGAGCTAAAAGAAATAGTACAAATAGCAAATGAACACGATTTACTTATTATCTCTGACGAAGTTTACTCAAGAATTTACTTTGAAGGGGAAAGGCATAAAACCATTCTCAATTATTCAAACAACCACCATAATATAATTTTGATAGATGCTTTTTCTAAAACCTATGCAATGACCGGGTTTAGGCTTGGATATGGGGTTTTGCCCAAAGAACTTGTCGGGGCGGTAGTTAAACTAATTCAGAACTCCTTCTCCTGTGTTCCCGAGTTCATTCAAAGAGCTGGCATTGCTGCATTAAAGGAAGGAGAAGAATTTATCGCCTCAATGGTCAATCAATTCCAAGAAAGGAGAGATAAAATTTATAACATCCTGAAGAATGTAGAAGGAATCCAGATAACTAAGCCAAAAGGCGCATTCTATTTCTTCCCTGAAATCAAAATTAACATAGATTCAAAAGAATATGCCAGATATCTTTTAGAAAATTACAAGGTTGCTTTACTCCCGGGCGATGCTTTCGGTGAGAACGGTAAGAACCACGTAAGAATATCCTTTGCTAACTCCTTGGACAACCTAATTGAGGCTGCAAATAGAATTGCCGATAGCCTTGAAAAACTGAGAAAAGAAAGAGGACTTAGAGCTTAA
- a CDS encoding T9SS type A sorting domain-containing protein: TRNNKLYFVDASCSSGGMSWGTPVLVSDEHLYSTYIFRDINTYLPRLANKYDSHSPAALWARDFQHFAYPSFFYDSTYFCVDNMAATGIIESNHISNKLNFSINTISSGKITLNFGSKLDENLNATILTADGRVVKNFDIPKGEKTFAVEINMLPAGIYFINVRNDRTSGLKNFIITR; this comes from the coding sequence TCACCCGGAACAATAAACTTTACTTTGTTGACGCATCCTGTTCCTCAGGTGGGATGAGCTGGGGTACACCCGTTCTTGTTTCCGATGAGCACCTATATTCAACTTATATATTTAGAGACATTAACACTTACCTTCCACGGCTTGCCAATAAATACGACTCTCACTCACCCGCTGCTTTATGGGCAAGAGACTTTCAACATTTTGCATACCCTTCCTTCTTCTATGACAGTACATATTTCTGTGTCGATAATATGGCAGCAACGGGGATAATTGAAAGCAATCATATCTCAAACAAATTAAATTTCTCAATCAATACGATATCCAGTGGAAAAATAACTCTGAATTTTGGCAGCAAACTTGATGAAAACCTGAATGCAACGATATTAACAGCAGACGGCCGGGTCGTCAAAAATTTTGACATTCCAAAAGGTGAAAAAACTTTTGCCGTCGAAATTAATATGCTTCCTGCGGGAATATACTTTATCAATGTGAGAAACGACAGAACCAGTGGATTAAAGAATTTTATAATTACAAGGTAG